In Desulfobulbus oralis, one DNA window encodes the following:
- a CDS encoding vitamin B12 dependent-methionine synthase activation domain-containing protein, with the protein MALQDSVVVAGLPLSFDLPALGRSLRIDSRPAFMKRLEKLAGEVRSLARPQGVARLFPLAVVDGEHTKIGDVIFTSALMVRNMGQLARAFPYLATEGPELAAWSEALGSVFDRMLASALREKTVLQYRDALEARVLEQYGIRQLSAMSPGSLALWPIEQQAELFELMAPVPDELQLTLSSAFLMKPEYSVSGIFFETEQKYYNCRLCPQANCRNRKAACQAG; encoded by the coding sequence ATGGCCTTGCAGGACAGTGTTGTGGTGGCAGGGCTGCCGCTGAGCTTTGACCTGCCCGCTCTCGGCAGGAGCCTGCGTATCGACAGCAGGCCGGCCTTTATGAAGCGCCTGGAAAAGCTGGCCGGGGAAGTCAGGTCCCTGGCCAGGCCGCAGGGCGTGGCCAGGCTGTTTCCGCTGGCTGTGGTGGACGGTGAGCATACGAAGATCGGCGATGTGATTTTTACCAGTGCGCTTATGGTCAGAAACATGGGGCAGTTGGCCCGGGCCTTCCCGTATCTGGCCACGGAAGGGCCGGAGCTGGCCGCCTGGAGCGAGGCGCTCGGCTCGGTCTTCGATCGGATGCTGGCCAGCGCGTTGCGGGAAAAGACCGTCCTGCAGTACAGGGACGCCCTGGAGGCCAGGGTGCTGGAGCAGTACGGCATCAGGCAGCTTTCCGCTATGAGCCCGGGCTCGCTGGCGCTCTGGCCCATCGAGCAGCAGGCGGAACTCTTCGAACTCATGGCCCCGGTTCCGGATGAACTGCAGCTGACGCTGAGTTCCGCCTTCCTGATGAAGCCCGAGTACAGCGTCTCCGGCATCTTTTTCGAGACGGAGCAGAAGTACTACAACTGCCGGCTCTGCCCGCAGGCAAACTGCCGCAACCGCAAGGCGGCCTGTCAGGCGGGCTGA
- a CDS encoding cobyric acid synthase, whose product MNPEEHGGDLRGMAAISGREPGALLDFSVNIRPEGPPEFLFAAMLRARATLSAYPSPHAEEALEAAAHHHGIPAARFLFGNGSNELIHACARMLKKRGVPAVCIVEPAFSEYALACRRAGLELCHVWGGLARAKGSGPANEDGGLARLLASAPSGAAVFLANPGNPSGIFRNPDEYLACMRRRPDLLWIVDEAFVEYAGPEADCSLVRRAPENSLVLRSLTKFYAVPGLRIGYLAAAPELIAALRAEIPIWNLNAFALAAAVAALTDRSGFAEQCRRENAARRDDLARRLAALRGAEVFPSAANYLLFRLPKAPRDLRELLLRRFGIALRACANYHGLEDGTWFRAAVRLPEEHLRLVSALRAVLSGRASVRPAPAGAAVPALMLQGTTSDAGKSVLAAAYCRIFLQDGYSVCPFKAQNMALNSGVSPAGEEMGRAQLLQAQAARVTPDARMNPILIKPHGGGMAQLVVRGVSTGHMPILEYGSKTDELWRTVTRAYDELAHGRDLMVLEGAGGAGEVNLKKHDIVNMRMARYAGARVLLVGDIERGGVYASLLGTWMTFTDAERRQLLGYIVNRFRGTPSVLGPAHDYLLEHTGLPVLGVIPYLSDLVLPKEDTASLSRQENGAAAGPETLDIAVLMLSGISNFTDFQPFETEPNLRLRYIRSLQDWGAPHVVMLPGSKSVMRGLEELRESGLADKLLAHARGGGWVFGICGGLQMLGRAVFDPEAVESPRSEAPGLGLMDLRSTFAAKKTLIRVERAQTPLGLASGGYEIHHGVTENGPEALPLFRRHDASGADRGICGYVTGRCWATYLHGIFDDDAFRHAWIEHVRASLGLPALSGQAGVYSLEKALDRLADTVREHCDLQSIYRALGLK is encoded by the coding sequence ATGAACCCAGAAGAGCACGGCGGCGATTTACGTGGCATGGCAGCCATCTCCGGGAGGGAACCAGGGGCATTGCTGGATTTCAGCGTGAACATCCGGCCCGAGGGCCCGCCGGAATTCCTGTTTGCGGCCATGCTGAGGGCGCGTGCCACCCTGAGCGCCTATCCCTCGCCCCACGCCGAGGAGGCCCTGGAGGCCGCCGCGCACCATCACGGCATTCCGGCCGCCCGTTTTCTTTTCGGCAACGGCAGCAACGAACTCATCCATGCCTGTGCCCGCATGCTCAAAAAACGGGGCGTGCCCGCTGTCTGCATCGTGGAACCGGCCTTCAGCGAGTACGCACTGGCCTGCCGCCGCGCCGGACTGGAACTCTGCCACGTCTGGGGCGGTCTCGCCCGGGCCAAAGGCTCAGGCCCTGCCAACGAAGATGGGGGACTCGCCCGGCTGCTCGCCAGTGCACCGTCCGGGGCAGCGGTCTTTCTCGCCAACCCCGGCAACCCCTCGGGCATCTTCCGCAATCCGGACGAATATCTGGCCTGCATGCGCCGGCGCCCGGATCTGCTCTGGATTGTGGACGAAGCCTTTGTCGAGTACGCCGGGCCAGAGGCAGACTGTTCCCTTGTGCGCCGGGCGCCGGAAAACAGCCTGGTGCTGCGCTCCTTGACCAAGTTCTACGCCGTGCCGGGTCTGCGTATCGGCTATCTGGCCGCTGCCCCGGAACTGATCGCGGCCCTGCGCGCCGAAATCCCCATCTGGAACCTCAACGCCTTTGCCCTTGCCGCAGCCGTCGCGGCCCTGACGGACCGCTCCGGTTTTGCGGAGCAGTGCCGCCGGGAGAACGCCGCCCGCCGCGACGATCTCGCCAGGCGTCTGGCCGCCTTGCGCGGCGCCGAGGTTTTTCCTTCCGCAGCCAATTACCTGCTCTTCCGCCTGCCAAAAGCGCCCCGGGATCTGCGCGAGCTCCTGCTCCGCCGCTTTGGCATCGCCCTGCGGGCCTGCGCCAACTATCACGGACTGGAAGACGGCACCTGGTTTCGCGCCGCCGTCCGCCTCCCCGAGGAGCACCTGCGCCTGGTCAGCGCCCTGCGCGCGGTTCTCTCCGGCAGGGCCAGCGTGCGTCCCGCGCCCGCCGGAGCAGCCGTTCCCGCCCTCATGCTGCAGGGCACGACTTCGGATGCAGGCAAAAGCGTTCTGGCCGCCGCGTACTGCCGCATTTTTCTGCAGGACGGCTACAGCGTCTGCCCCTTCAAGGCGCAGAACATGGCGCTCAATTCCGGGGTCAGCCCGGCGGGCGAGGAGATGGGCCGCGCCCAGTTGCTGCAGGCCCAGGCCGCCCGCGTCACCCCGGACGCGCGCATGAACCCCATCCTGATCAAGCCGCACGGCGGCGGCATGGCGCAGCTCGTCGTGCGCGGGGTCTCCACCGGCCACATGCCCATTCTGGAATACGGCAGCAAAACGGACGAACTCTGGCGCACGGTCACCAGGGCCTACGACGAACTCGCCCATGGCCGCGACCTCATGGTGCTGGAGGGCGCGGGCGGCGCCGGCGAGGTCAACCTGAAAAAACACGATATCGTGAACATGCGCATGGCCCGCTATGCAGGGGCACGGGTGCTGCTCGTGGGCGACATCGAGCGCGGCGGCGTATACGCCTCCCTGCTCGGCACCTGGATGACCTTCACCGATGCCGAGCGCCGTCAGCTCCTGGGCTATATCGTCAACCGCTTCCGGGGCACGCCTTCGGTCCTGGGCCCGGCACACGACTACCTCCTGGAGCATACCGGACTGCCCGTTCTGGGCGTCATTCCCTATCTGAGCGATCTCGTGCTGCCAAAAGAAGACACGGCCAGCCTGTCCCGGCAGGAAAACGGCGCTGCGGCCGGGCCGGAAACCCTGGACATCGCTGTGCTCATGCTGTCCGGCATCTCCAATTTCACGGATTTCCAGCCCTTCGAGACGGAACCCAACCTGCGCCTGCGCTACATCCGCAGCCTGCAGGACTGGGGCGCGCCGCACGTGGTCATGCTGCCCGGCTCCAAGAGCGTGATGCGCGGGCTCGAGGAACTGCGCGAATCCGGGCTGGCGGACAAACTGCTGGCCCATGCCCGCGGCGGCGGCTGGGTCTTTGGCATCTGCGGCGGCCTGCAGATGCTGGGCAGGGCCGTGTTCGACCCGGAGGCGGTGGAATCGCCCCGGTCCGAAGCGCCGGGCCTGGGTCTCATGGATCTGCGCAGCACCTTTGCCGCCAAAAAGACACTCATCCGCGTGGAACGGGCGCAGACCCCCCTTGGCCTGGCCTCTGGCGGCTATGAGATCCACCACGGGGTCACGGAAAACGGCCCGGAGGCCCTGCCGCTCTTCCGGCGACACGACGCCTCCGGGGCGGACAGAGGCATCTGCGGCTATGTGACCGGCCGCTGCTGGGCCACGTATCTGCACGGCATTTTTGACGATGACGCCTTTCGCCATGCCTGGATCGAGCATGTCCGCGCCAGTCTGGGCCTGCCCGCCCTGAGTGGCCAGGCCGGCGTCTACAGCCTGGAAAAGGCGCTGGACCGGCTGGCGGACACGGTCCGCGAACACTGCGACCTGCAGAGCATCTACCGCGCGCTGGGGTTGAAATGA
- the cbiB gene encoding adenosylcobinamide-phosphate synthase CbiB, whose product MTLAATLLLPAALALDRLLGEAPARIHPVCLMGALASRLEALLRHGPNSGRMFWAGVAAGTLVVLPAAGAAAALVLLAERYGGAPGGWGAAAFAVYICLAPRCLQESALRVAGHLEQKDLGAAREALGWIVGRQTAELDAHGVARACVESVAENLTDAVLSTLFWAGIGLALLGYPGAAALALAHRACNMLDAMWGRKNDQYIRFGTFAARMDDALNCIPARLALPCIALAARFSPELRPAESLRVGWQDRHGHESPNSAWSEAPFAGALGLKLGGPAIYGGMTTQHPWIGEGTPDATAGHIRLAVRLMWHAALTFAAFAVLALGAVSLIGASG is encoded by the coding sequence ATGACGCTGGCCGCGACGCTGCTGCTCCCCGCCGCGCTGGCGCTGGACCGGCTCCTGGGCGAGGCGCCCGCCCGCATCCACCCCGTCTGCCTGATGGGCGCCCTGGCCAGCCGCCTGGAGGCCCTGCTGAGACACGGCCCCAACAGTGGGCGCATGTTCTGGGCCGGAGTGGCGGCCGGCACGCTTGTCGTCCTGCCCGCGGCCGGGGCGGCGGCAGCCCTGGTTCTGCTGGCGGAAAGGTATGGCGGCGCGCCGGGGGGCTGGGGCGCGGCGGCTTTTGCGGTCTATATCTGCCTGGCGCCGCGCTGTCTGCAGGAAAGCGCCCTGCGCGTTGCAGGGCACCTGGAACAAAAGGATCTCGGCGCCGCGCGCGAGGCCCTGGGCTGGATTGTGGGCCGCCAGACTGCAGAGCTCGACGCGCACGGCGTGGCCCGGGCCTGCGTGGAGAGCGTGGCGGAAAACCTGACCGACGCGGTGCTGTCCACCCTGTTCTGGGCCGGCATCGGCCTGGCGCTCCTGGGCTATCCGGGCGCTGCGGCCCTGGCCCTGGCGCACCGTGCCTGCAACATGCTGGATGCCATGTGGGGCAGGAAGAATGACCAATACATCCGTTTCGGCACCTTCGCGGCCCGCATGGACGACGCCCTGAATTGCATCCCGGCCCGGCTGGCGCTGCCCTGTATCGCCCTGGCCGCGCGCTTCAGCCCGGAGCTGCGTCCGGCGGAGAGTCTGCGCGTGGGCTGGCAAGACCGGCACGGCCACGAAAGCCCCAATTCCGCATGGAGCGAAGCCCCCTTTGCGGGCGCCCTCGGCCTGAAGCTGGGCGGCCCCGCCATCTATGGCGGCATGACCACCCAGCATCCCTGGATTGGCGAGGGCACACCGGATGCGACGGCCGGCCATATCCGCCTGGCCGTCCGCCTGATGTGGCATGCCGCCCTGACCTTTGCCGCATTCGCGGTGCTGGCGCTGGGCGCTGTCTCCCTGATTGGAGCCTCAGGCTGA